A window of Roseovarius sp. THAF27 contains these coding sequences:
- the recG gene encoding ATP-dependent DNA helicase RecG has protein sequence MSTRPEILFPLFAELETLEGVGPKTARTLEALHISKPRDLLFTLPHSGIDRRKRDTVQGADLPGTVTVEVTVGRHDPPRSRGRPYRIQVEDSSVAFQLVFFNGRDDYLNRVLPTGARRVVSGKVELFDGMAQMVHPDHILPIEEAGEIPDFEPVYPLTAGVTQKTMAKAVRSALARAPDLAEWINASQKAQGGWPDWHAALEQAHCPAKIGDLAATDLARTRLAYDEFMAHQLTLALARARTRRGKGRVSEATGRLQAKVRAALPYTPTGAQARAIEEIAADMAAPLRMNRLLQGDVGAGKTLVALMALLVAVEAGGQGVMMAPTEILARQHLEGLRLLAESAGVVLELLTGRDKGAERRAKLEALQRGDIHILVGTHAVFQKDVEFHDLRLAVVDEQHRFGVRQRLELGRKGQAVDVLVMTATPIPRSLALAQYGDMDVSILDEKPPGRKPIKTALTNMARMQEVVEHLKGAIAEGRQAYWVCPLVEDSEVMDLTSAEERFKHLRATLGEGRVGLVHGQMPPAEKDAAMAAFQTGETSVLVSTTVIEVGVDVPNASIMVIERAEHFGLAQLHQLRGRVGRGEAQSTCLLMYQAPLSEGGQRRMDTMRETEDGFRIAEVDLEMRGVGDLIGTAQSGLPRFRVADMEAQAGLMATAQTDARKLLADDPDLTSDRGQAARVLLWLMGQDEAIRLLSVG, from the coding sequence ATGAGCACCCGGCCCGAAATTCTCTTTCCGCTTTTCGCGGAGCTGGAAACGCTGGAAGGCGTCGGGCCGAAGACCGCCAGGACGCTGGAGGCGCTGCATATTTCCAAGCCCCGCGACCTCTTGTTCACGCTGCCGCATTCCGGCATCGACCGGCGCAAGCGCGACACGGTGCAGGGCGCGGACCTGCCCGGCACGGTCACGGTCGAGGTGACGGTGGGCCGGCACGATCCGCCGCGCAGCCGGGGGCGGCCCTATCGCATCCAGGTCGAGGACAGCAGCGTGGCCTTTCAACTGGTCTTTTTCAACGGCCGCGATGACTACCTCAATCGCGTGCTGCCCACCGGCGCGCGGCGCGTGGTGTCGGGCAAGGTGGAACTCTTCGACGGGATGGCGCAGATGGTGCATCCCGACCATATCCTGCCCATCGAAGAGGCGGGCGAGATCCCGGATTTCGAGCCGGTCTACCCGCTGACCGCCGGTGTGACGCAAAAGACGATGGCCAAGGCGGTGCGTTCGGCGCTGGCACGCGCGCCGGACCTGGCCGAGTGGATCAACGCCTCGCAAAAGGCCCAGGGCGGCTGGCCCGACTGGCACGCGGCGCTGGAGCAGGCCCATTGCCCCGCGAAAATCGGCGATCTGGCGGCGACCGATCTGGCCCGCACGCGGCTGGCCTATGACGAGTTCATGGCGCACCAGCTGACTCTCGCGCTGGCCCGCGCCAGGACGCGGCGCGGCAAGGGGCGCGTGAGCGAGGCCACGGGCCGCTTGCAGGCAAAGGTCCGCGCCGCCTTGCCCTATACGCCCACGGGCGCACAAGCCCGCGCCATCGAAGAGATCGCCGCCGACATGGCCGCGCCCTTGCGCATGAACCGCCTGCTGCAGGGCGACGTGGGCGCGGGCAAGACGCTGGTGGCGCTGATGGCGCTTCTGGTCGCGGTCGAGGCGGGCGGGCAGGGGGTGATGATGGCCCCCACCGAGATCCTGGCGCGGCAGCACCTGGAAGGGTTGCGCCTACTGGCGGAATCGGCGGGCGTGGTGCTGGAATTGCTGACCGGCCGCGACAAGGGGGCCGAGCGGCGCGCCAAGCTGGAGGCGTTGCAGCGCGGCGATATCCATATTCTCGTGGGCACCCACGCGGTGTTCCAGAAGGACGTGGAGTTTCACGACCTGCGCCTGGCCGTGGTGGATGAACAGCACAGGTTCGGCGTGCGCCAGCGGCTGGAACTGGGGCGCAAGGGGCAGGCGGTCGACGTTCTGGTGATGACCGCAACGCCGATCCCGCGCAGCCTGGCGCTGGCGCAATATGGCGACATGGATGTCAGCATCCTCGATGAAAAACCGCCCGGCCGGAAGCCGATCAAGACCGCGCTGACCAACATGGCGCGGATGCAGGAAGTGGTCGAGCACCTGAAGGGCGCCATCGCCGAGGGACGGCAGGCCTATTGGGTCTGCCCGCTGGTCGAGGACTCCGAGGTGATGGACCTGACCAGCGCCGAGGAACGGTTCAAGCACCTGCGCGCCACCTTGGGCGAAGGGCGCGTCGGGCTGGTGCACGGCCAGATGCCGCCCGCCGAGAAGGATGCCGCGATGGCGGCCTTCCAGACGGGCGAAACCAGCGTTCTGGTCTCGACCACGGTGATCGAAGTGGGCGTGGACGTGCCCAACGCCTCGATCATGGTGATCGAACGGGCCGAGCATTTCGGGCTGGCGCAACTGCACCAGCTGCGCGGCCGCGTGGGGCGGGGCGAGGCGCAGTCGACCTGCCTGTTGATGTACCAGGCGCCGTTGTCCGAGGGCGGCCAGCGCCGGATGGACACGATGCGCGAGACCGAGGACGGGTTTCGCATCGCCGAGGTGGACCTTGAGATGCGCGGCGTCGGCGACCTGATCGGCACGGCGCAATCGGGCCTGCCGCGGTTTCGCGTGGCGGACATGGAGGCGCAGGCGGGGCTGATGGCCACGGCGCAGACCGATGCGCGGAAACTGCTGGCCGACGACCCCGACCTGACGTCGGACCGCGGGCAAGCCGCCCGCGTCCTGCTGTGGCTGATGGGCCAGGACGAGGCGATCCGCCTGTTGTCGGTCGGCTGA
- a CDS encoding cation diffusion facilitator family transporter, translating to MHDHAHGHSHVPKKERTIAIAAALTGGFMLAELVGGLLSGSLALLADAGHMLTDFASLMLAWFAFRIARRPADWKRTYGYDRFSVLAAFVNGLTLFAIALWIVIEAVRRLAQPVEVLGGLMLWVALAGLVVNILSFWVLTREDSDNLNIRAAALHVAGDLLGSVAAIVASLVILWTGWMPIDPILSVLVAVIILRSALKVVRESGHILLEGAPGGFDRREVAEALTRDVPGVAEVRHVHAWQVTQERPMATLDLSVAEGHDAETVKQAVREALRESYGVDHATIEVVR from the coding sequence ATGCACGACCACGCCCACGGGCACAGCCACGTTCCGAAAAAGGAACGCACCATCGCCATCGCGGCAGCCCTGACGGGCGGCTTCATGCTGGCGGAACTGGTGGGCGGCCTCCTGTCGGGCTCGCTGGCGCTCCTGGCCGATGCGGGGCACATGCTGACCGATTTCGCCTCGCTGATGCTGGCCTGGTTCGCCTTTCGCATCGCCCGGCGGCCGGCGGACTGGAAGCGGACATACGGCTATGACCGGTTCTCGGTGCTGGCCGCCTTCGTCAACGGCCTGACGCTCTTTGCCATCGCGCTCTGGATCGTGATCGAGGCGGTGCGCCGGCTGGCCCAACCGGTCGAGGTGCTGGGCGGGCTGATGCTATGGGTGGCGCTGGCGGGGCTGGTGGTCAACATCCTGTCCTTCTGGGTGCTGACGCGCGAGGACAGCGACAACCTGAATATCCGCGCCGCGGCGCTGCACGTGGCGGGGGATCTGTTGGGCTCGGTCGCGGCCATCGTCGCCTCGCTGGTGATCCTCTGGACCGGCTGGATGCCCATCGACCCGATCCTGTCGGTGCTGGTGGCGGTGATCATCCTGCGCTCGGCGCTGAAAGTGGTGCGCGAAAGCGGGCATATCCTGCTGGAAGGTGCGCCAGGCGGGTTCGACCGGCGCGAGGTGGCCGAGGCGCTGACCCGGGACGTGCCGGGCGTGGCCGAGGTGCGCCACGTGCATGCCTGGCAGGTGACGCAGGAACGCCCCATGGCGACGCTGGACCTGTCGGTGGCCGAGGGGCACGATGCCGAGACGGTCAAGCAGGCGGTGCGTGAGGCCTTGCGCGAAAGCTACGGCGTCGATCACGCGACGATCGAAGTGGTGCGCTGA
- a CDS encoding iron-sulfur cluster assembly scaffold protein, whose amino-acid sequence MSGETDLIKLYSARILELAADIPHHGRLDAPDATVKRRAPLCGSTVTVDLKTDGDRITDYAAEVKACALGQAAASVVGGAIIGCSYDQVVEARDALKAMLKSDGPTPPAPFDGLEVLRPAQDYKNRHASILLTLEATAEAMEEARATACGSA is encoded by the coding sequence ATGAGCGGCGAAACCGACCTGATCAAGCTCTACTCCGCGCGGATCCTCGAACTGGCCGCAGACATCCCGCATCACGGCCGGCTCGACGCGCCGGACGCGACGGTCAAGCGCCGGGCGCCTCTCTGTGGCTCGACCGTAACGGTGGACCTGAAGACCGATGGCGACCGCATCACCGACTATGCCGCCGAGGTCAAGGCCTGTGCGCTGGGGCAAGCGGCAGCGAGCGTCGTGGGCGGCGCGATCATCGGCTGCTCCTATGACCAGGTGGTCGAGGCGCGCGATGCGCTGAAAGCGATGCTGAAATCCGACGGGCCCACGCCGCCTGCGCCCTTCGACGGGCTGGAAGTGCTGCGCCCGGCGCAGGACTACAAGAACCGCCATGCCTCGATCCTGCTCACGCTCGAGGCCACGGCGGAGGCGATGGAAGAGGCCCGCGCCACCGCCTGCGGCAGCGCATAG
- the hisI gene encoding phosphoribosyl-AMP cyclohydrolase — translation MEFDVSSLRFNDQGLIPAIAQDAASGEVLMMAWMNAEAVARTLETGRVTYWSRSRQAFWVKGESSGHVQKLVEFRVDCDRDCLLVLVDQTGPACHTNRRSCFYTGVQDGLEVELMAPVAP, via the coding sequence ATGGAATTCGATGTTTCCAGCTTGCGCTTCAACGACCAGGGCCTGATCCCGGCCATTGCGCAGGATGCAGCCAGCGGCGAGGTGCTGATGATGGCGTGGATGAACGCCGAGGCCGTGGCCCGAACGCTGGAGACGGGCCGGGTGACCTATTGGAGCCGGTCACGGCAGGCGTTCTGGGTCAAGGGCGAAAGCTCGGGTCACGTGCAGAAGCTGGTGGAGTTCCGGGTGGATTGCGACCGCGACTGCCTGCTGGTGTTGGTCGACCAGACCGGGCCGGCCTGCCACACCAACCGGCGCAGCTGTTTTTACACGGGTGTGCAGGACGGGCTCGAGGTCGAGCTTATGGCGCCCGTCGCGCCGTGA
- the gluQRS gene encoding tRNA glutamyl-Q(34) synthetase GluQRS, giving the protein MTFRTRFAPSPTGPLHLGHAFSAILGHDMARARDGAFLLRMEDTDLQRSKPEWDAQILDDLTWLGLTWDGPVLRQSEHLTGYDPALHRLDAMGLLYPCSCSRSQIQAALAAPQEGVTHEVYPGTCKRRSMDSRQPGDALRLHLDRALDHFGGVYPDFEETGPLHTGTHRIDPDQALAEIGDVVLSRKGEDIVAYFLASALDDIGQNITDVVRGEDLFGFVPIQVILLSLLGHAIPRYHHHRLIRDENGKRLAKRDDARSIATYRQAGKTPADIRAMVGL; this is encoded by the coding sequence GTGACTTTCAGAACCAGATTCGCCCCGTCCCCCACCGGCCCGCTGCACCTGGGTCATGCCTTCTCGGCGATCCTGGGGCATGACATGGCCCGGGCGCGTGACGGCGCGTTCCTCTTGCGGATGGAAGACACCGACCTGCAACGCAGCAAGCCGGAATGGGATGCGCAGATCCTCGACGACCTGACATGGCTGGGCCTGACCTGGGACGGACCCGTGCTGCGGCAGTCCGAGCACCTGACCGGCTATGACCCCGCCCTGCACCGGCTCGACGCGATGGGCCTGCTCTATCCCTGCTCGTGTTCCCGCAGCCAGATCCAGGCCGCGCTCGCCGCGCCGCAGGAAGGCGTCACCCACGAGGTCTATCCCGGCACCTGCAAGCGCCGCAGCATGGACAGTCGCCAGCCCGGCGACGCGCTGCGCCTGCATCTCGACCGGGCGCTCGATCACTTCGGCGGTGTCTATCCCGACTTCGAGGAAACCGGCCCGTTGCATACCGGCACGCATCGGATCGATCCTGACCAGGCCCTGGCCGAGATCGGCGACGTGGTCCTCAGCCGCAAGGGCGAGGACATCGTCGCCTATTTCCTCGCCTCCGCGCTGGACGATATCGGCCAAAATATCACCGACGTGGTGCGCGGCGAGGACCTGTTCGGCTTCGTGCCGATCCAGGTCATCCTGCTGAGCCTTCTGGGCCACGCGATCCCGCGCTATCACCACCACCGCCTGATCCGCGACGAGAACGGCAAGCGTCTGGCCAAGCGCGACGACGCGCGCAGCATCGCCACCTACCGCCAGGCCGGCAAGACGCCTGCCGATATCCGCGCGATGGTTGGGCTATAA
- a CDS encoding class I SAM-dependent methyltransferase, protein MQDSFFDKAYATADPDETRALYDAWAASYDAEIAANGYATPGRVADAMFRFAKSHEAPLLDYGCGTGLSGLALKLAGFTTLDGMDPSHEMLDGARRKAVYRNLTPIDLSDPAPIPSGAYQAITCIGVIGTGAAPASTLDLVMRALPKDGLLGFSLNDHALADPQYEGALNGWLDCGAARLLFREHGPHLPGQNIKSTVYIIEKA, encoded by the coding sequence ATGCAGGACAGCTTTTTCGACAAGGCCTATGCCACGGCCGATCCCGACGAGACCCGTGCGCTCTATGACGCGTGGGCGGCCAGTTACGACGCCGAGATCGCCGCGAACGGCTATGCCACGCCGGGCCGCGTGGCCGACGCGATGTTCCGTTTCGCCAAGTCGCACGAGGCGCCGCTGCTGGATTACGGCTGCGGCACGGGCCTGTCCGGGCTGGCGCTGAAACTGGCCGGGTTTACCACGCTCGACGGCATGGACCCCAGCCATGAGATGCTGGATGGCGCACGGCGCAAGGCCGTCTACCGCAACCTTACACCCATCGACCTTTCAGATCCCGCCCCGATCCCGTCGGGGGCCTACCAGGCCATCACCTGCATCGGCGTGATCGGCACCGGCGCGGCCCCGGCCTCGACGCTCGACCTGGTGATGCGCGCGCTGCCAAAGGACGGCCTTCTGGGCTTCAGCCTGAATGACCACGCGCTGGCAGACCCGCAATACGAAGGCGCGCTGAACGGCTGGCTCGATTGCGGCGCGGCGCGGCTGCTGTTTCGCGAGCACGGGCCGCACCTGCCCGGACAAAACATCAAGTCCACCGTTTATATCATTGAAAAAGCGTGA
- the trmFO gene encoding methylenetetrahydrofolate--tRNA-(uracil(54)-C(5))-methyltransferase (FADH(2)-oxidizing) TrmFO, which translates to MTETLHIVGGGMAGSEAAWQAANMGVRVVINEMRPKVGTFAHQTGDLAEMVCSNSFRSDDDEQNAVGLLHWEMRAAGGLIMEMAETHRLPAGGALAVDREAFSQGVTARLRAHPNVTIEEGEITALPDDGRWIFATGPLTSQGLGAAIAAETGTDRLAFFDAIAPIVYHDTIDMSQAWMQSRYDKGVTEEERTAYLNCPMTRDQYEAFIDALLAADKTEFHEGETATYFDGCLPIEVMAERGRETLRHGPMKPVGLTNPHQPDVKPWAVVQLRRDNALGTLYNIVGFQTKMKYGAQTDVFKMIPGLENASFARLGGIHRNTFLNSPTLLDNQMRLRAKPHIRFAGQITGVEGYVESAAMGLLAGRLAAGEILGRSLPAPPQDTAMGALIHHITGGAEAKTFQPMNVNFGLFRPVDGLKGGRRGRRDRYKAYTDRAKAAWTGWLGETQVDAGETV; encoded by the coding sequence ATGACAGAGACACTTCATATCGTCGGCGGCGGCATGGCCGGGTCCGAGGCCGCGTGGCAGGCCGCCAACATGGGCGTGCGCGTGGTCATCAACGAGATGCGCCCCAAGGTCGGCACCTTCGCGCACCAGACCGGCGACCTGGCCGAGATGGTCTGCTCCAACTCCTTCCGCTCGGACGATGACGAGCAGAACGCCGTGGGCCTCTTGCACTGGGAAATGCGCGCCGCGGGCGGGCTGATCATGGAAATGGCCGAGACCCACCGCCTGCCCGCCGGCGGCGCTCTGGCCGTGGACCGCGAGGCGTTTTCCCAAGGTGTCACCGCCCGGCTGCGCGCGCATCCCAACGTCACCATCGAAGAAGGCGAGATCACCGCCCTGCCCGACGATGGACGCTGGATCTTCGCCACCGGCCCGCTGACCTCGCAAGGGCTGGGCGCGGCCATCGCCGCCGAGACGGGCACCGACCGGCTGGCCTTTTTCGACGCCATCGCGCCGATTGTCTACCATGACACGATCGACATGAGCCAGGCGTGGATGCAGTCGCGCTATGACAAGGGCGTGACCGAGGAAGAGCGCACCGCCTACCTCAACTGCCCGATGACGCGTGACCAGTACGAGGCGTTCATCGACGCCCTGCTGGCCGCCGACAAGACCGAGTTCCACGAGGGCGAGACGGCGACCTATTTCGATGGCTGCCTGCCCATCGAGGTGATGGCCGAACGCGGCCGCGAGACGCTGCGGCACGGGCCGATGAAACCGGTGGGCCTCACGAATCCGCATCAGCCGGACGTGAAGCCCTGGGCCGTGGTCCAGCTGCGCCGGGACAACGCGCTCGGCACGCTCTACAACATCGTCGGCTTCCAGACCAAGATGAAGTACGGCGCGCAAACGGATGTTTTCAAAATGATTCCCGGGCTGGAGAATGCCAGTTTCGCGCGTCTTGGCGGCATCCACCGCAACACGTTCCTGAATTCCCCCACGCTGCTGGACAACCAGATGCGCCTGCGCGCCAAGCCGCATATCCGCTTCGCCGGTCAGATCACCGGTGTCGAAGGCTATGTCGAATCCGCCGCCATGGGCCTTCTGGCCGGACGGCTGGCCGCCGGAGAGATCCTGGGCCGCTCCCTGCCCGCGCCGCCGCAGGACACGGCCATGGGCGCGCTGATCCACCACATCACCGGCGGGGCCGAGGCCAAGACATTCCAGCCGATGAACGTCAATTTCGGCCTCTTCCGCCCCGTCGACGGGCTCAAGGGCGGGCGCCGGGGCCGGCGCGACCGCTACAAGGCCTATACCGACCGGGCCAAGGCCGCCTGGACCGGCTGGCTGGGTGAAACACAGGTGGACGCAGGCGAAACCGTGTGA
- a CDS encoding cytochrome-c peroxidase: protein MTSRVAVFGIWSLLASLSLAIPSEATDLPDPANRAAFPTPGATSVLLGRDLFFDPILSGNRNIACATCHHPEMAGGDGVSLSLGEGGRGLGPARTRAADNPPKRLARNAPPLFNLGAAEFTAFTHDGRVSASKTERYGISLPEELLLERPVSLLAAQALLPLVAVDEMAGHPGENIIADAVAQGRIAGYDGAWQKIAERVWDIPEYRRRFAWLIGPDEPLHITHITAALADFVAYEFRATDSPFDAFLSGRDEALSNDQLRGMALFYGKAGCGGCHSGTFQTDHGFHAIGLPQIGPGKGHGANGNSDIGLGAITGDPGDAYKFRTPSLRNVALTAPYGHNGAYRDLAAIIRHHADPGAGLAQYPGLSAAYLPDVGADEAGLDGALSDEDEMLNIYAAATLPRTPLTDMEITALVDFLEALTDPVSRTGRLGVPDAVPSGLPVAGLPGDS from the coding sequence ATGACATCTCGGGTGGCGGTCTTCGGCATCTGGTCCCTCCTGGCCAGCCTCTCTCTGGCCATTCCATCGGAGGCCACGGACCTGCCCGACCCGGCAAACCGCGCGGCGTTTCCCACACCGGGGGCCACGTCGGTTCTGCTGGGCCGTGATCTGTTTTTCGATCCGATCCTGTCGGGCAATCGCAACATCGCCTGCGCCACATGCCACCATCCCGAAATGGCCGGCGGCGACGGCGTGTCGCTGTCGCTTGGCGAAGGTGGCCGCGGGCTTGGCCCGGCGCGAACGCGCGCCGCCGATAACCCGCCCAAGCGCCTGGCGCGCAATGCACCACCGCTTTTCAACTTGGGTGCCGCGGAGTTCACCGCCTTTACCCATGACGGCCGTGTCAGCGCCAGCAAGACCGAGCGCTACGGCATCAGCCTCCCCGAGGAGCTTCTGCTGGAGCGCCCGGTCAGCCTGTTGGCCGCGCAGGCATTGCTGCCCCTTGTCGCGGTGGACGAGATGGCCGGCCACCCCGGCGAGAATATCATTGCCGACGCCGTGGCGCAGGGCCGGATCGCAGGCTATGACGGTGCGTGGCAGAAGATCGCAGAGCGGGTCTGGGACATCCCCGAGTACCGCCGCCGCTTCGCGTGGCTGATCGGCCCTGACGAGCCTTTGCACATCACCCATATCACCGCCGCGCTGGCCGATTTCGTGGCCTACGAATTTCGCGCCACGGACAGCCCGTTCGATGCCTTCCTGTCGGGCCGGGACGAGGCGCTGAGCAACGACCAGCTGCGCGGCATGGCGCTGTTCTATGGCAAGGCGGGGTGTGGCGGCTGTCATTCGGGCACGTTCCAGACCGACCACGGTTTTCATGCCATCGGCCTTCCCCAGATCGGGCCGGGCAAGGGGCACGGGGCCAACGGCAATTCCGATATCGGCCTCGGGGCGATCACCGGCGATCCCGGCGATGCCTACAAGTTCCGCACGCCGTCCTTGCGCAACGTGGCGCTGACCGCGCCCTATGGCCATAACGGCGCCTATCGCGACCTTGCGGCGATAATCCGGCACCATGCCGACCCCGGCGCGGGGCTGGCGCAGTATCCCGGCCTGTCCGCGGCCTATCTGCCGGATGTGGGCGCGGATGAGGCCGGGCTGGACGGGGCGCTGTCGGACGAGGACGAGATGCTGAACATCTATGCCGCCGCGACCCTGCCCCGCACACCGCTGACGGATATGGAGATCACCGCGCTGGTCGATTTCCTGGAGGCGCTGACCGACCCGGTGTCGCGCACGGGCCGCCTTGGCGTGCCGGACGCCGTGCCTTCGGGCCTGCCGGTGGCCGGGCTGCCGGGCGACAGCTGA
- a CDS encoding enoyl-CoA hydratase: MTILERQDDGAIARLTMNQPEKLNALSDGMLEALQTALDDIAADSSIRVVTLAGEGKAFCAGHDLKEMTQGRQAEDGGKAYFADLFARCSKLMRTIRELPQPVIALPHGIATAAGCQLVATCDLAVAATGTRFGVNGVNIGLFCSTPMVALSRNIPRKQAFEMLTTGEFIETDRAIELGLINRAVPYDALHAAGDDLAHTIAAKLGAAVKIGKQAFYKQLEMGLDDAYAFTGDVMVENMMWRDTEEGISAFIEKRPPEWSQD, translated from the coding sequence ATGACAATCCTGGAACGCCAAGATGACGGCGCCATCGCCCGTCTGACGATGAACCAGCCCGAGAAACTGAACGCGCTGAGTGACGGGATGCTGGAGGCGCTACAGACCGCGCTGGATGACATCGCGGCGGACAGTTCGATCCGCGTCGTCACGCTGGCCGGGGAAGGCAAGGCGTTCTGCGCGGGCCACGACCTGAAGGAAATGACCCAAGGTCGCCAGGCCGAGGATGGCGGCAAGGCGTATTTCGCCGATCTCTTCGCACGCTGCAGCAAACTGATGCGCACGATCCGCGAGCTGCCCCAGCCGGTGATCGCCCTCCCCCACGGCATCGCCACCGCCGCGGGATGTCAATTGGTGGCGACCTGCGACCTGGCGGTGGCGGCCACCGGCACGCGTTTCGGGGTCAACGGGGTGAATATCGGGCTCTTCTGTTCCACGCCGATGGTCGCGCTCAGCCGCAACATCCCGCGCAAGCAGGCGTTCGAGATGCTGACCACCGGCGAGTTCATCGAGACCGATCGCGCCATCGAACTGGGGCTGATCAACCGCGCGGTGCCGTATGACGCGCTGCACGCCGCCGGCGACGATCTGGCCCATACCATCGCCGCCAAGCTGGGCGCGGCGGTGAAGATCGGCAAACAGGCGTTCTACAAGCAGCTGGAAATGGGTCTCGACGATGCCTACGCCTTCACAGGCGACGTCATGGTCGAGAACATGATGTGGCGCGACACCGAGGAAGGCATCAGCGCTTTCATCGAAAAGCGGCCGCCCGAGTGGAGCCAGGATTGA
- a CDS encoding PaaI family thioesterase, giving the protein MALKLNATDLMAYIDEVFPQVKGDFTIDSLEEMALRVRLNVDDRHLRPGGTVSGPSIFALADVAVYMAVLSMTGREALAVTTSCSIDFMRKPAANTDLIADCRLLKLGRVLAVGDVLIFSDGFEQPVARASLTYSIPPKA; this is encoded by the coding sequence ATGGCCCTGAAACTGAATGCAACCGATCTGATGGCCTATATCGACGAGGTCTTTCCACAGGTGAAGGGCGATTTCACCATCGACAGCCTGGAAGAGATGGCGCTGCGCGTGCGCCTGAACGTCGACGACCGTCACCTGCGCCCCGGCGGCACGGTGTCGGGGCCGTCGATCTTTGCGCTGGCGGATGTGGCGGTCTACATGGCGGTGCTCAGCATGACGGGGCGCGAGGCGCTGGCGGTCACCACCAGCTGTTCCATCGACTTCATGCGCAAGCCCGCCGCCAACACCGACCTTATTGCCGACTGCCGGCTGCTGAAACTGGGCCGCGTGCTGGCCGTGGGGGACGTGCTGATCTTCTCGGACGGGTTCGAACAGCCCGTGGCACGGGCCAGCCTGACCTATTCCATTCCGCCCAAGGCATGA
- a CDS encoding DUF1127 domain-containing protein → MTSFTRIDRTALEGLSARTTLPALSLIAVQLAWAYVLWTQRRKTRARLSQLDDHMLRDIGLTPREADMEARKPFWRP, encoded by the coding sequence ATGACCAGTTTCACCCGCATCGACCGCACGGCACTCGAGGGGCTTTCCGCCCGCACCACCCTGCCCGCCCTGTCGCTGATCGCGGTACAGCTGGCCTGGGCCTATGTCCTGTGGACGCAACGCCGAAAAACCCGGGCGCGCCTGTCGCAGCTGGATGACCATATGCTGCGCGATATCGGCCTGACCCCGCGCGAGGCGGACATGGAAGCGCGCAAACCGTTTTGGAGGCCGTAA